One genomic region from Cellulomonas fengjieae encodes:
- a CDS encoding RNA polymerase sigma factor — translation MAHDGGEARFRALFDAHYDRVYAYAARRAGATIGEDIAANVLALAWQKLDEIPADREVAWLLTAARHVLSTTARGDTRRRSREAAVGSVVVPDIAGPVAERSAITDALCALSSTDRELLLLCLWDEVSLSDAARVLGLTPGTVRVRLHRARARFRTVYTRQTSDPIGEPA, via the coding sequence GTGGCGCACGACGGTGGGGAGGCGCGGTTCCGCGCACTCTTCGACGCGCACTATGACCGCGTGTACGCCTACGCGGCCCGCCGCGCCGGCGCCACGATCGGCGAGGACATCGCTGCGAACGTGCTCGCGCTGGCGTGGCAGAAGCTCGACGAGATCCCGGCCGACCGGGAGGTCGCGTGGCTGCTCACGGCGGCACGGCACGTCCTGTCGACCACGGCCCGGGGCGACACTCGGCGCCGGTCCCGCGAGGCCGCCGTCGGGTCGGTCGTGGTGCCGGACATCGCCGGTCCGGTCGCGGAGCGCTCCGCGATCACCGACGCGCTCTGCGCGCTCAGCTCCACCGACCGGGAGCTCCTGCTGCTGTGCCTCTGGGACGAGGTGTCGCTGTCCGACGCCGCCCGGGTGCTCGGTCTGACCCCCGGCACGGTCAGGGTCCGGCTCCACCGCGCCCGCGCCCGGTTCCGCACCGTCTACACCCGCCAGACGTCCGACCCGATCGGAGAGCCCGCATGA
- a CDS encoding ArnT family glycosyltransferase: protein MGPARHHSRAGGWVVAGAAGLLALLVRWYLGGGLAGLRGYHGYDEGVYFTSALSLSHGLVPYRDFLFLHPPGITVALLPFAALTHWTSDPAAFMTARVAFMLVGAANAVLVARIALRWGTRAAVVAGGLYGLSYAAANVEYSTMLEPLGSLGLLAAVASLLRSAEQSSRAWELAGGALLGLSLVVKIWDVVPAVVVIGWLWLTRGRAGAARVGLAATAAAGLVLLPFALLATPRMVRYVVLDQLGRPPGQATVATRLGGISGVDVTAPPPQMVGWSTLLVGGLVVVAFCAARAWHHGRGRLWVVLLAAQLGVLVLSPSYFLHYAAFSAPAAALVVAAGASTLRLVPALATSAAAAAALCLATAMMITRPPAPFPAGRIDAHLPQTGCIRSDSPAALVLLDQASRNLDAGCRLPVDLSGQTYDVGARDASGRPVPRVRNTAWQRAALRYLTSGSATVLVRPVGNGFDTTTRAELDRMRILERVGGVRVLSDDGRGTGRRAGAATS, encoded by the coding sequence ATGGGACCTGCACGGCACCACTCCCGCGCCGGCGGGTGGGTCGTCGCCGGCGCGGCGGGCCTGCTCGCCCTGCTGGTGCGCTGGTACCTCGGCGGCGGGCTCGCGGGCCTGCGCGGCTACCACGGCTACGACGAGGGCGTGTACTTCACCTCGGCCCTGTCGCTCAGCCACGGCCTGGTGCCGTACCGGGACTTCCTGTTCCTGCACCCACCCGGCATCACGGTGGCGCTGCTGCCCTTCGCGGCCCTGACGCACTGGACCAGCGACCCGGCCGCGTTCATGACGGCTCGCGTCGCGTTCATGCTGGTCGGGGCCGCCAACGCCGTGCTCGTGGCCCGCATCGCGCTCCGCTGGGGCACGCGGGCGGCGGTCGTCGCGGGCGGGCTCTACGGGCTCTCGTACGCCGCTGCGAACGTCGAATACAGCACGATGCTCGAACCCCTGGGCAGCCTCGGCCTGCTGGCCGCCGTCGCGTCGCTCCTGCGCTCTGCCGAGCAGAGCTCCCGGGCCTGGGAGCTCGCCGGTGGGGCGTTGCTCGGCCTGAGCCTCGTCGTGAAGATCTGGGACGTCGTCCCGGCGGTCGTCGTGATCGGCTGGCTGTGGCTCACCCGCGGACGGGCCGGCGCCGCGCGCGTCGGGCTCGCCGCGACGGCCGCCGCAGGCCTGGTGCTCCTGCCGTTCGCGCTGCTGGCCACGCCTCGGATGGTGCGCTACGTCGTGCTCGACCAGCTCGGGCGCCCACCGGGCCAGGCCACCGTCGCGACGCGCCTCGGCGGGATCAGCGGTGTGGACGTCACCGCGCCGCCCCCGCAAATGGTGGGGTGGTCGACGCTGCTGGTCGGCGGCCTGGTCGTCGTCGCGTTCTGCGCAGCTCGGGCGTGGCACCACGGACGTGGTCGGCTGTGGGTGGTGCTGCTCGCGGCCCAGCTGGGCGTGCTGGTCCTGTCCCCGTCGTACTTCCTGCACTACGCCGCGTTCTCGGCGCCGGCGGCTGCGCTCGTCGTGGCGGCCGGGGCGTCGACGCTGCGGCTGGTGCCCGCGCTCGCTACCTCCGCGGCCGCCGCGGCCGCGCTCTGCCTGGCGACGGCGATGATGATCACCCGCCCCCCGGCGCCCTTCCCGGCCGGCCGCATCGACGCCCACCTTCCCCAGACCGGCTGCATCCGGTCCGACTCGCCCGCCGCGTTGGTCCTGCTGGACCAGGCGTCGCGCAACCTCGACGCGGGTTGCCGGCTGCCGGTCGACCTGTCCGGCCAGACCTATGACGTCGGCGCCCGGGACGCGAGCGGACGACCGGTCCCCCGCGTCCGCAACACCGCCTGGCAGCGGGCGGCCCTCCGGTACCTGACCTCGGGCTCGGCGACCGTTCTCGTCCGGCCGGTCGGCAACGGCTTCGACACGACGACCCGCGCCGAGCTCGATCGGATGCGCATCCTCGAGCGGGTCGGTGGCGTGCGGGTGCTCTCCGACGACGGCCGCGGGACCGGTCGACGAGCAGGCGCCGCGACGAGCTGA
- a CDS encoding DUF2804 domain-containing protein, translated as MTTGVREITQPVELQLPSGALNPAAIGWTRTPLHGTDRVGRVARRWGRAKRWEYWALLTPTHVVGMTISSLDYAGLTQVWVLDRATGEEIDAVVVAPLAVGTRLPGTLGRGPASASSRRIALRFDEQADGTRLRARTDRVRLDVVAALPAERQRLGVVVPWDAREFQYTVKDVGRPAAGRLQVDGVTHHITAGSWAVLDHGRGYWPRELAWNWGFGAGVADGAEVALQLGGRWTDGTGSTENAVLVDGRLHRLHEDLSWSWTPGAWTDPWHVRGASADLTFTPFHDRVSLTDLRVVRSSTHQCFGHWSGWVTLDDGSRLTLDGLLGSAEDVEQRW; from the coding sequence ATGACCACCGGCGTCCGCGAGATCACCCAGCCCGTCGAGCTGCAGCTTCCGTCCGGCGCGCTCAACCCCGCGGCGATCGGCTGGACCCGCACGCCGCTGCACGGCACCGACCGGGTGGGCCGGGTGGCTCGGCGGTGGGGCCGGGCGAAGCGGTGGGAGTACTGGGCGCTGCTCACCCCCACGCACGTGGTCGGCATGACCATTTCGTCCCTCGACTACGCCGGACTGACGCAGGTCTGGGTGCTGGATCGCGCGACCGGCGAGGAGATCGACGCCGTCGTCGTCGCGCCGCTCGCCGTCGGCACCCGACTGCCGGGCACGCTCGGGCGCGGACCTGCGTCCGCGTCGTCACGCCGGATCGCGCTGCGCTTCGACGAGCAGGCCGACGGGACGCGGTTGCGGGCGCGGACGGACCGGGTGCGGCTCGACGTGGTCGCCGCGCTGCCGGCGGAGCGCCAGCGCCTGGGCGTCGTGGTGCCGTGGGACGCGCGGGAGTTCCAGTACACCGTCAAGGACGTCGGGCGGCCGGCGGCCGGCCGCCTGCAGGTCGACGGCGTGACGCACCACATCACCGCCGGGTCGTGGGCCGTGCTGGACCACGGGCGCGGCTACTGGCCGCGTGAGCTGGCCTGGAACTGGGGCTTCGGTGCCGGTGTCGCGGATGGCGCCGAGGTCGCCCTGCAGCTCGGCGGACGGTGGACCGACGGAACCGGGTCCACCGAGAACGCGGTCCTCGTCGACGGACGGCTGCACCGGCTGCACGAGGACCTGTCGTGGTCGTGGACGCCCGGCGCCTGGACCGACCCGTGGCACGTGCGCGGCGCGTCCGCGGACCTGACGTTCACGCCCTTCCACGACCGGGTGTCGCTCACTGACCTTCGAGTGGTGCGCTCCTCGACCCACCAGTGCTTCGGGCACTGGTCGGGGTGGGTAACCCTGGACGACGGCTCGCGGTTGACGTTGGACGGGCTCCTGGGGTCGGCGGAGGACGTCGAGCAGCGCTGGTAG